From Pongo pygmaeus isolate AG05252 chromosome 1, NHGRI_mPonPyg2-v2.0_pri, whole genome shotgun sequence, one genomic window encodes:
- the PRR9 gene encoding proline-rich protein 9, producing the protein MSFSEQQCKQPCVPPPFLPKTQEQCQAKAEEVCLPTCQHPCQDKCLVQAQEVCLSQCQELSQEKCPQQGQDPCLPPCQDQCPPQCAEPCQELFQTKCVEVCPQKVQEKCSSPGKGK; encoded by the coding sequence ATGTCCTTCAGTGAGCAGCAGTGCAAGCAGCCATGTGTGCCCCCTCCATTCCTCCCAAAGACCCAGGAGCAGTGCCAGGCAAAGGCTGAGGAGGTGTGCCTCCCCACATGCCAGCACCCCTGCCAAGATAAGTGTCTAGTGCAGGCCCAGGAGGTATGTCTTTCTCAGTGCCAGGAATTAAGTCAAGAAAAATGCCCACAGCAAGGCCAAGATCCATGCCTACCTCCatgccaagaccaatgtccacCTCAGTGTGCAGAACCATGCCAGGAGCTATTCCAGACAAAATGTGTGGAGGTTTGCCCACAGAAAGTCCAGGAGAAGTGCTCATCCCCTGGCAAGGGAAAGTAG
- the LELP1 gene encoding late cornified envelope-like proline-rich protein 1, with amino-acid sequence MSSDDKSKSNDPKTEPKNCDPKCEQKCESKCQPSCLKKLLQRCSEKCPREKCPSPPKCPPCPSQSPSSCPPKLCTKPCPPKCPSSCPPACPPPCPPPE; translated from the coding sequence ATGTCAAGTGATGATAAAAGTAAATCAAATGACCCCAAGACTGAACCCAAGAACTGCGATCCCAAGTGTGAACAAAAGTGTGAGTCCAAATGCCAGCCCAGCTGTTTAAAGAAGCTGCTGCAACGCTGCTCCGAAAAGTGCCCACGGGAAAAGTGTCCATCACCACCCAAGTGCCCGCCCTGCCCCTCGCAGTCTCCTTCGTCCTGCCCCCCCAAGCTCTGCACCAAGCCCTGTCCTCCTAAATGCCCTTCGTCCTGCCCACCTGCTTGCccacctccctgccctcccccagAGTGA